One genomic region from Spirulina subsalsa PCC 9445 encodes:
- a CDS encoding lysylphosphatidylglycerol synthase domain-containing protein — translation MKWLTQSLYPRLKPYLRWLVMGGVGFFLLQTLSTHWSEVLTLEVERGSGLKLAIALFLTLLAHIWSGWVWGWILKTLQYPVTAQWSIRVYLLTNLAKYLPGNVWHFYGRVVAAQRQNVPLAIATLSVLLEPLLMVAAALLLTLLLRPNLYLALQLPILTGLLIAIHPRFLNPLLRAASQIKGRLKGVPQAGYSLPTITHYPLKPLAGELIFLLLRSSGFLLTLFVFHPLTPDQLPLLISSFCLAWLLGLVIPGAPGGIGIFEATMLSLLQPQWSPSVILATVAVYRLITTLAETLGAFLAWLSQKRFSF, via the coding sequence ATGAAATGGCTGACTCAATCCCTCTATCCTCGTCTTAAACCTTACCTGCGCTGGCTGGTTATGGGGGGGGTGGGGTTTTTCCTGTTGCAAACCCTGAGTACCCACTGGTCAGAAGTTCTCACCTTAGAAGTAGAGAGAGGGAGTGGGTTAAAATTGGCGATCGCCCTCTTCCTAACCCTCCTCGCTCATATTTGGTCCGGTTGGGTGTGGGGGTGGATTCTCAAAACCCTACAATATCCCGTCACAGCGCAATGGAGCATCCGGGTCTATCTCCTGACCAATTTAGCCAAATACCTCCCCGGCAATGTGTGGCATTTTTACGGTCGTGTCGTGGCAGCCCAACGGCAAAATGTCCCCCTAGCCATTGCCACCCTTAGCGTCCTCCTAGAACCCCTACTCATGGTCGCAGCCGCCCTCCTGTTGACCCTCCTCCTCCGTCCCAACCTTTACCTTGCCCTCCAACTCCCCATTCTCACAGGGCTTCTCATTGCCATTCACCCCCGCTTTCTTAACCCCCTTCTGCGGGCAGCCTCCCAAATCAAAGGCCGTCTCAAAGGAGTCCCCCAAGCCGGATATTCCCTCCCCACCATCACTCACTACCCCCTCAAACCCCTTGCCGGAGAACTCATTTTTCTCCTCCTCCGGAGTAGTGGTTTTCTCCTCACCCTGTTCGTCTTTCACCCCCTCACCCCAGACCAACTCCCTCTGCTCATCAGCAGTTTTTGTCTAGCTTGGCTGCTGGGTTTAGTTATCCCTGGCGCCCCCGGTGGGATTGGGATTTTTGAAGCCACCATGCTCTCCCTCCTACAGCCCCAATGGAGTCCCAGCGTCATCCTAGCCACCGTCGCCGTTTATCGTTTAATCACCACCCTCGCAGAAACCCTAGGCGCGTTTTTGGCCTGGCTGTCCCAGAAACGGTTTAGTTTTTAA
- a CDS encoding methyltransferase domain-containing protein — protein MFNLVLITLAVLLFALFFGLAIYLFFPRKYQSTDSVANSYDDWTNDGILEFYWGEHIHLGHYGSPPQRKDFLKAKEDFVHEMVRWGGLEGLPAGTTVLDVGCGIGGSSRILAQDYGFAVTGVTISPQQVKRAQELTPPGLMAQFQVDDALALSFPDGSFDVVWSIEAGPHMSDKALFAQELLRVLKPGGILVVADWNQRDDRQKPLNFWEKPVMQQLLDQWAHPAFASIEGFAEDLAATGLVAGEVTTTDWTPQTLPSWLDSIWQGVARPEGIIRFGVTGLLKSLREVPTLLLMRLAFGAGLCRFGMFRAVRE, from the coding sequence ATGTTTAACCTTGTACTAATTACCCTTGCTGTTCTGTTATTTGCCCTGTTTTTCGGATTAGCCATCTACCTTTTCTTTCCTCGGAAATATCAATCCACTGATTCCGTCGCTAACTCCTATGATGATTGGACTAATGACGGTATCCTTGAATTTTATTGGGGAGAACATATCCACCTCGGTCACTATGGCTCCCCCCCTCAACGCAAGGATTTCCTCAAAGCCAAGGAGGATTTTGTTCATGAAATGGTGCGCTGGGGGGGATTAGAGGGGCTTCCGGCTGGTACGACGGTTTTAGATGTGGGATGTGGGATTGGGGGGAGTAGTCGCATTCTGGCGCAAGATTACGGCTTTGCTGTGACAGGTGTTACGATTAGTCCTCAGCAGGTCAAACGCGCTCAGGAACTCACTCCTCCGGGTCTGATGGCTCAGTTTCAGGTGGATGATGCTTTAGCGCTCTCTTTCCCCGACGGGAGTTTTGATGTGGTGTGGTCTATTGAAGCGGGGCCTCATATGTCGGATAAGGCTTTATTTGCTCAAGAGTTATTGCGAGTGTTGAAACCGGGGGGAATTTTGGTGGTGGCGGACTGGAATCAACGAGATGACCGCCAAAAGCCTTTGAATTTCTGGGAAAAGCCTGTCATGCAGCAACTTTTAGACCAATGGGCCCATCCTGCTTTTGCCAGTATTGAAGGGTTTGCTGAAGACCTAGCGGCCACGGGATTGGTGGCAGGTGAAGTCACCACGACGGACTGGACACCCCAAACTCTACCCTCTTGGCTTGATTCGATTTGGCAAGGGGTAGCACGGCCAGAGGGGATTATTCGCTTTGGGGTGACGGGATTGTTGAAGTCTTTGCGGGAAGTTCCCACGTTGTTGTTAATGCGGTTAGCGTTTGGGGCGGGTTTGTGTCGATTCGGGATGTTCCGGGCGGTGCGGGAATAG